A stretch of Chloracidobacterium validum DNA encodes these proteins:
- a CDS encoding AsmA family protein, whose protein sequence is MAATDQPTRRPVSRRWQWLLLAGGAVPVGVFLLLFGAPRLIPSRWLVPRLEGLLSKALGAPVQLAKAQATSFLPLTIAVQDATLGQNRPEDRLTGTIRRAEFGIGWLNLFRQRPTFTHLTVQEAAIRLTAGPASSSPAASVPALRHLATAFLSATDAAAPADAGTFTIETLTVSDCSLRWSDTPFAFEHLHTTGQVRGRDVALGRTTADWLGGKLDATAARLTFAPERLGFAITGRLTDLPTEQLARPPETPAVTGRGTFRLDVIGQYAYEPQRFEGLTGSGDVVIREGSLPRLRPGIIGRTMTTPSLPSQIGGFELGSLRERLLGPAEPKPEPPPNPTGLTFREMTFRFELEGTLVKLDGLTCDVEEGRQVTGKGTVSLAERPSPINFDLRFPLNFVTGGRGNTLPLLGALSERQMVPVRVTGTFERPVIEIIGLSL, encoded by the coding sequence ATGGCGGCCACTGATCAACCGACGCGCCGCCCCGTCTCACGACGGTGGCAGTGGCTTTTACTGGCGGGGGGAGCCGTCCCGGTCGGGGTCTTCCTGCTTTTGTTCGGCGCGCCACGGCTCATCCCAAGTCGCTGGCTCGTTCCCCGTTTGGAAGGACTCTTGAGCAAGGCCCTCGGCGCGCCGGTTCAACTGGCGAAGGCGCAAGCCACGTCGTTTCTCCCGCTGACGATTGCCGTCCAAGATGCCACCCTTGGTCAGAACCGCCCGGAAGACCGACTGACCGGCACCATTCGCCGCGCCGAGTTCGGCATTGGATGGCTCAACCTCTTTCGCCAGCGCCCAACGTTCACGCACCTGACCGTGCAGGAGGCCGCCATCCGCCTCACGGCCGGCCCGGCAAGCTCGTCTCCGGCAGCCTCGGTCCCGGCTTTGCGCCACCTCGCCACGGCGTTTCTGTCCGCAACTGACGCCGCGGCGCCGGCCGATGCCGGGACGTTCACCATCGAAACCCTGACGGTGAGCGACTGCTCGCTGCGCTGGAGCGATACGCCATTTGCGTTCGAGCACTTGCATACGACCGGGCAGGTTCGGGGGCGTGACGTGGCGCTTGGCCGTACGACAGCGGATTGGTTGGGCGGCAAGCTGGACGCCACGGCCGCGCGTCTGACGTTCGCGCCGGAACGCCTTGGCTTTGCCATCACCGGGCGACTGACCGACCTTCCGACCGAGCAACTGGCTCGTCCCCCCGAAACGCCGGCCGTCACCGGTCGGGGGACGTTTCGGCTAGACGTGATCGGGCAGTATGCGTACGAGCCGCAAAGGTTCGAGGGGTTGACCGGGTCAGGCGACGTGGTCATCCGGGAAGGAAGCCTGCCGCGCCTGCGGCCGGGTATCATCGGACGCACGATGACCACACCTTCACTGCCGTCACAGATTGGTGGTTTTGAGCTTGGTTCACTGCGGGAACGCTTGCTCGGCCCGGCCGAGCCCAAGCCGGAGCCACCCCCGAACCCCACCGGGCTGACCTTCCGCGAGATGACGTTCCGCTTTGAGTTGGAAGGCACGCTGGTCAAGCTCGACGGACTGACCTGCGACGTTGAGGAAGGTCGGCAAGTGACCGGCAAGGGGACGGTTTCGCTGGCGGAGCGCCCATCTCCAATCAACTTCGACCTGCGGTTCCCGCTCAACTTCGTCACCGGCGGCAGGGGCAACACGCTACCCTTGCTTGGCGCGTTGAGCGAGCGCCAAATGGTGCCGGTACGGGTGACCGGCACCTTCGAGCGTCCGGTCATCGAAATCATCGGATTGTCGCTGTAG
- a CDS encoding class I SAM-dependent methyltransferase: protein MLDLTQLPPEAFRRWDESPDPIFYAQPRFVTHIDAGAIAAVTQLYREYFPAGGDLLDVCSSWVSHLPEDIAYRQVIGIGLNAAELAANPRLTQWFVHDLNANPCLPLPDACLDAAGLCVSVDYLAHPIAVLRDVGRVLRPGGPLVITFSNRCFPTKAIAIWLALTDHQRCRLVEGFLQAAGVWRDIQTLDRSPGGGDPLYAVIGRRV from the coding sequence ATGCTCGACCTGACGCAGTTGCCACCCGAAGCCTTCCGTCGCTGGGATGAATCCCCGGACCCGATTTTCTACGCCCAGCCGCGCTTCGTCACACACATTGATGCCGGCGCCATTGCCGCCGTCACCCAGCTTTACCGCGAATACTTTCCGGCCGGCGGCGACCTGCTGGACGTCTGTTCGAGTTGGGTAAGCCACCTTCCCGAAGACATAGCGTATCGGCAGGTCATCGGGATTGGCCTGAATGCGGCCGAGCTGGCCGCCAATCCGCGGCTGACGCAGTGGTTCGTACATGACCTGAACGCCAACCCATGCCTGCCCCTGCCGGACGCTTGCCTGGACGCCGCCGGACTCTGCGTTTCCGTGGACTACCTGGCGCATCCGATCGCCGTCCTGCGCGACGTCGGGCGCGTGTTACGCCCTGGTGGACCGCTCGTCATCACGTTTTCCAACCGTTGTTTCCCGACCAAAGCCATCGCCATTTGGCTAGCCCTCACCGACCACCAGCGTTGCCGGTTGGTTGAAGGCTTTTTGCAGGCGGCCGGGGTCTGGCGCGACATCCAGACGCTTGACCGCAGTCCCGGTGGTGGGGATCCGCTCTATGCCGTGATCGGGAGGCGGGTATGA
- a CDS encoding SDR family oxidoreductase, whose protein sequence is MTIHCLVTGGAGFIGSHLTERLVRDGYRVRVVDSLITGFRRNLAAVADDIEFIEGALEDPAVARRAVAGIEVVFHQAALPSVPRSVLDPFAAQRCGEIATLTLLHAAAQASVRRVVYASSSSIYGDTPTLPKVETMPPRPLSPYAATKLAGEGYLAAYAALTGMDTLCLRYFNVFGPRQDPTNQYAGVIAKFVTVMARGERPTIYGDGTATRDFTPVANVVEANLLAMMTPGRFQGDVFNIACGRRIAIGDLVAQLNHLFGQAIEPIHAPPRPGDIAHSLADIAKAKRALGYCPTVTFEDGLRELATLYQ, encoded by the coding sequence ATGACCATTCACTGTCTCGTGACGGGCGGGGCGGGGTTCATCGGGAGTCACTTGACAGAGCGGCTCGTTCGTGACGGCTACCGGGTGCGGGTGGTGGACAGCCTCATCACCGGCTTTCGGCGGAACTTGGCTGCCGTTGCCGACGACATCGAGTTCATCGAAGGGGCGCTGGAGGATCCCGCCGTTGCCCGGCGGGCCGTCGCCGGCATCGAGGTGGTCTTTCACCAGGCGGCGCTGCCCAGCGTGCCGCGCTCCGTCCTGGACCCCTTTGCCGCGCAGCGGTGCGGCGAAATTGCGACCCTGACCCTCCTGCATGCGGCAGCCCAGGCCAGCGTCCGACGGGTGGTGTACGCCTCGTCGTCGAGCATTTACGGTGACACGCCGACGCTACCGAAAGTCGAAACCATGCCGCCGCGGCCGCTGAGTCCGTACGCGGCAACGAAGCTGGCCGGCGAAGGCTACCTGGCGGCCTACGCGGCGCTGACCGGGATGGACACCTTGTGCCTGCGGTACTTCAATGTCTTCGGCCCGCGCCAGGACCCGACCAACCAGTACGCCGGGGTGATTGCCAAATTCGTGACGGTCATGGCGCGGGGCGAGCGCCCGACGATTTACGGCGACGGCACGGCGACGCGCGACTTTACGCCGGTGGCGAATGTGGTCGAGGCCAACCTCTTGGCGATGATGACGCCAGGGCGCTTCCAGGGCGACGTGTTCAACATTGCCTGTGGGCGACGCATTGCTATCGGTGACTTGGTCGCCCAGCTCAATCACCTTTTCGGGCAAGCCATCGAACCCATCCATGCCCCGCCCCGACCGGGCGACATTGCCCATTCGTTGGCTGACATCGCCAAGGCCAAGCGCGCTTTGGGCTACTGCCCGACCGTGACATTTGAAGACGGCTTACGCGAACTGGCAACGCTGTATCAATGA
- a CDS encoding DNA methyltransferase has protein sequence MKSSSSAYNLPLFHDPLDNGAEEQETPKPKRTSPLNDLDLNRWREYDDITTDSLWLIPERDRSGAHLADYHGNFVPQIPYQAMRRFTKRGDLILDAFLGSGTSLIECRRLGRHGIGIELKPELAQQADDRIASQSNPYNVKTIVLTGDSSNTVSTPRVITHAVEEIGKEQVQLVFLHPPYHSIIKFSDQPEDLSNCPSVESFIQKFGQVVDVVTPFLETGRFLVLVIGDMYAASEWIPLGFHCMQEVIGRGFSLKSIVVKDMQGNRAKRNLENIWRYRALAGGFYIFKHEYVMFFRKGIRNGRTAI, from the coding sequence ATGAAGAGCTCTAGTTCAGCATACAATTTACCGTTATTTCACGATCCTTTGGATAATGGTGCGGAAGAGCAAGAGACCCCAAAACCAAAGAGAACATCGCCCTTGAATGATCTGGATCTCAACCGCTGGCGTGAATACGACGACATAACAACCGATTCGCTTTGGCTGATTCCCGAACGTGACAGAAGCGGAGCACATCTTGCTGATTACCACGGTAATTTTGTTCCTCAGATTCCATACCAGGCTATGCGGCGCTTCACCAAACGTGGAGATCTTATACTCGATGCTTTCTTGGGTTCTGGCACTTCCTTGATTGAATGTCGCCGACTTGGTCGCCACGGGATAGGGATCGAACTCAAACCTGAACTTGCACAGCAAGCAGATGACCGTATTGCTAGCCAAAGCAATCCCTATAATGTCAAAACAATAGTTTTGACAGGTGATAGTAGCAATACTGTATCCACCCCACGAGTCATTACACATGCTGTTGAGGAAATAGGCAAGGAACAAGTCCAGCTCGTCTTCCTTCATCCACCCTATCATTCAATAATCAAGTTTTCTGACCAACCAGAAGACTTGTCTAATTGTCCCTCTGTCGAGTCCTTTATACAAAAGTTTGGTCAGGTTGTAGATGTTGTCACGCCATTTCTAGAAACTGGCCGGTTTCTCGTATTAGTTATTGGAGACATGTACGCAGCAAGCGAGTGGATACCACTTGGTTTTCACTGCATGCAGGAGGTAATAGGACGAGGCTTTAGCTTAAAGAGTATTGTTGTCAAGGACATGCAGGGGAATCGTGCTAAGCGGAATCTAGAAAACATCTGGCGCTATCGTGCTCTAGCTGGCGGTTTCTATATTTTCAAACACGAATATGTAATGTTTTTCAGGAAAGGTATCAGGAATGGACGAACTGCCATTTAG
- a CDS encoding DUF1731 domain-containing protein — translation MLELGAVFLRTETELILKSRRVVPGRLLQSGFIFQFPDWTGAAEDLCRRWREANGRSAKHAEPGAAPDRRGM, via the coding sequence ATGCTCGAACTCGGGGCGGTGTTCCTCCGAACGGAGACCGAGTTGATCTTAAAGAGCCGGCGGGTCGTCCCTGGCCGGCTTTTGCAGTCCGGATTCATCTTCCAGTTCCCAGACTGGACTGGGGCGGCGGAAGACCTGTGCCGAAGGTGGCGAGAGGCGAATGGCAGAAGTGCAAAGCACGCCGAACCAGGCGCTGCACCTGACCGGCGGGGCATGTAG
- a CDS encoding tyrosine-type recombinase/integrase — translation MRASLAMVFPCSQPDWAKETGELRRYHVQETDIQRAIKAATLRAGIPKRVSPHTLRHSFATHLLQANYDIRRIQQMLGHSNVRTTMIYTHTIKSDLKPLKSPLDL, via the coding sequence GTGAGAGCTAGTCTGGCAATGGTTTTTCCATGCTCCCAGCCTGACTGGGCCAAGGAAACAGGGGAACTGCGTCGTTACCATGTGCAAGAAACTGATATTCAGCGAGCCATCAAAGCTGCCACCTTGAGGGCAGGGATCCCGAAGCGAGTTTCACCACATACCTTACGCCACAGCTTCGCCACCCACCTGTTGCAAGCCAATTACGATATCCGCCGGATCCAGCAGATGCTGGGTCACAGTAATGTCCGCACCACGATGATCTATACCCACACCATCAAGTCCGACCTCAAGCCGCTGAAAAGCCCACTGGATCTGTAA
- a CDS encoding arsenite methyltransferase codes for MNTQLIDRSGQVAGGCCGGPAPEGVAACCVKDAEAKVGGAKVGGEVGGGSGSAPHKEGTLSSCCGESSPASKDPRGNVASQVTRDEIRQAVRTQYSQVAESDGCGCGTAGSACCGSTGTDLNTLSQALGYSPSEASSVPAGANMGLGCGNPQVIASLQPGETVVDLGSGGGFDCFLASRQVGDTGRVIGVDMTPAMVSKARANAAKGSYRNVEFRLGEIESLPIADATADAIISNCVINLSPDKQRVFSESYRVLKPGGRLAIVDIVAFAEPPEEIRQDMALFTGCMAGASLVEEIETMLQTAGFQEIRVSPKGESKSFIRDWAPNAPITDYVVSATIEAVKPAT; via the coding sequence ATGAATACCCAATTGATTGATAGAAGTGGCCAGGTTGCGGGGGGATGCTGCGGCGGACCGGCCCCTGAGGGGGTAGCGGCTTGCTGCGTCAAGGACGCAGAAGCCAAAGTTGGAGGTGCCAAAGTTGGAGGTGAAGTGGGCGGCGGATCTGGCTCGGCACCTCATAAGGAGGGGACACTTTCTTCTTGCTGCGGCGAAAGCAGCCCGGCGTCGAAAGACCCAAGAGGAAACGTCGCAAGTCAGGTTACGCGCGACGAAATCCGCCAGGCTGTTCGCACTCAGTACAGTCAGGTTGCGGAAAGCGACGGCTGCGGCTGCGGGACCGCCGGCTCGGCGTGTTGCGGTTCGACGGGTACCGACCTCAACACGTTGTCGCAGGCGCTGGGGTACTCGCCGTCCGAGGCAAGTTCGGTTCCGGCGGGTGCCAACATGGGGCTGGGATGCGGCAATCCGCAGGTGATCGCCAGCCTGCAACCCGGCGAGACCGTCGTCGACCTCGGCAGTGGCGGCGGATTCGACTGCTTCCTGGCATCGCGCCAAGTTGGCGATACCGGTCGGGTCATAGGCGTAGATATGACGCCCGCGATGGTTTCCAAGGCACGCGCCAATGCAGCCAAAGGAAGCTATCGGAACGTCGAATTTCGCCTTGGCGAGATTGAGTCGCTGCCGATCGCCGATGCGACGGCAGACGCGATTATTTCCAACTGCGTTATCAATCTGTCGCCGGACAAGCAGCGCGTTTTTTCGGAGTCCTATCGGGTCTTGAAACCCGGTGGCCGGCTGGCGATCGTTGATATCGTTGCATTTGCCGAACCCCCCGAGGAAATCCGCCAGGACATGGCACTCTTTACCGGATGCATGGCTGGCGCATCGCTCGTCGAGGAGATCGAAACAATGCTGCAAACAGCCGGTTTTCAAGAAATTCGAGTCTCTCCGAAGGGCGAGAGCAAATCGTTCATTCGCGATTGGGCGCCAAACGCGCCGATCACGGACTATGTTGTGTCCGCAACTATCGAAGCAGTCAAGCCCGCAACCTAA
- a CDS encoding AAA family ATPase produces the protein MISEDIWLTRLFGDQMKTFGDYIKFSQKLKTVVGPLVVDRLTTGQSVGLDFQANTKTGRAWFRSVFGQAGAAHVLHGVNTPDEACLSRIAKRNAERPEGSHHLTEEDFVCVSSFFQAPEEAEGFSVKNHAAGAR, from the coding sequence CTGATCTCCGAAGACATCTGGCTCACCCGACTGTTCGGCGATCAGATGAAGACCTTCGGCGACTACATCAAGTTCTCACAGAAGTTGAAGACCGTTGTTGGCCCGCTTGTCGTGGACCGACTGACAACCGGTCAGTCGGTGGGGCTGGACTTCCAGGCGAATACAAAGACCGGGCGAGCTTGGTTCCGATCGGTGTTTGGGCAGGCAGGCGCTGCGCACGTCCTGCACGGCGTGAACACGCCCGACGAAGCGTGTCTGTCACGGATTGCGAAGCGCAACGCCGAGCGACCCGAAGGTTCCCATCACCTGACGGAGGAGGACTTTGTCTGTGTCTCGTCGTTCTTCCAAGCACCGGAGGAAGCTGAGGGCTTCAGCGTCAAGAACCACGCAGCGGGAGCGCGGTGA
- a CDS encoding DUF433 domain-containing protein, whose product MSNLLERITVNPGQCGGRPCIRGMRIRVSDVLDLFAAGLSSEQILEELPDLEMDDLRAVLVYASRKLNHPVLVA is encoded by the coding sequence ATGTCCAACTTACTTGAGCGAATTACAGTAAATCCTGGACAATGCGGTGGCCGTCCATGTATTCGCGGCATGAGAATTCGAGTGTCTGATGTTTTGGATCTATTTGCAGCAGGGCTAAGTTCCGAACAGATTTTAGAGGAACTACCTGATCTGGAAATGGATGACTTGAGAGCAGTACTTGTCTACGCTTCACGTAAACTCAATCATCCTGTTTTAGTTGCATGA
- a CDS encoding DUF5615 family PIN-like protein → MTTIWIDAHLSPAIATWIADTFGVTALALRDLGLRNAEDLEIFEAAKSQGVIFMTKDSDFVDLVERLDSPPQIIWLTCGNTSNAKLREILSSVLPKTLELLRSGEKLVEISGD, encoded by the coding sequence ATGACAACGATTTGGATTGATGCACACTTGTCACCTGCGATCGCAACTTGGATTGCAGATACATTCGGGGTAACAGCACTAGCTTTACGTGACCTTGGGTTGCGAAATGCCGAAGATCTAGAAATCTTTGAGGCTGCAAAATCTCAAGGGGTTATTTTCATGACTAAAGACAGTGATTTTGTAGATTTAGTCGAACGACTCGATTCACCACCACAAATTATTTGGTTAACTTGTGGCAATACGTCAAATGCGAAGCTAAGAGAGATATTGAGTTCAGTTCTACCAAAAACACTAGAGTTGCTACGTTCTGGTGAAAAATTGGTAGAGATTAGTGGAGATTAG
- a CDS encoding type II toxin-antitoxin system RelE/ParE family toxin → MIKTLADKRTQEFFATGVAKRFPPEVAWRAARKLEYGDLAASLDDLKVPPGNRCMRSRATAWASTRPR, encoded by the coding sequence GTGATCAAAACCCTTGCGGATAAGCGCACCCAGGAGTTCTTTGCGACGGGCGTTGCCAAGCGGTTTCCGCCGGAGGTGGCCTGGCGCGCCGCCCGCAAGCTCGAGTATGGCGACCTGGCCGCTTCGCTCGACGATCTCAAGGTGCCGCCGGGCAATCGTTGCATGCGCTCAAGGGCGACCGCTTGGGCCAGCACGCGACCGCGGTGA
- a CDS encoding HigA family addiction module antitoxin has translation MSIPNSRVMKRRPTQPGEMWREDFMPDYALTVAGLAEALGVSRRSINELLRERRALSPGMALRLSRLFGNAPESGSTHSAALICGRLVKRSRTMWRRSSLCALYAFGCK, from the coding sequence ATGAGTATCCCGAATTCCCGTGTGATGAAGCGGCGGCCCACGCAGCCCGGTGAGATGTGGCGCGAAGACTTCATGCCGGACTACGCCCTGACGGTCGCCGGACTGGCGGAGGCGCTCGGCGTGTCGCGGCGGTCGATCAATGAGTTGCTGCGCGAGCGGCGTGCGCTCAGCCCCGGGATGGCGTTGCGCCTATCGCGGCTGTTTGGCAACGCCCCCGAATCTGGCTCAACGCACAGCGCAGCGTTGATCTGTGGGAGGCTGGTCAAGCGCTCAAGGACGATGTGGCGTCGATCAAGCCTCTGCGCGCTTTATGCCTTTGGCTGCAAGTGA
- a CDS encoding DUF5946 family protein, which translates to MNTTVCSGCGIELPAHDGPVHRYIESSPSCWAKYGELLAREYQDPAYMAAHRLTVDTYAVQHPGKPSPQALQSVAVHLISLHAVLELAMSSTEATSLIKVCAESGRFTWLAPPRGAYRLTVMHPLAATTASEHLVAVRQWAVSTWEAWAQHHGQVRAWAAQHRK; encoded by the coding sequence ATGAACACGACTGTTTGCTCAGGTTGCGGCATCGAACTTCCCGCGCATGACGGTCCGGTTCATCGCTACATTGAATCCAGCCCTTCTTGTTGGGCAAAGTACGGCGAGCTGCTCGCTCGGGAGTATCAGGACCCTGCGTACATGGCAGCGCACCGCTTGACCGTTGACACGTACGCTGTTCAGCATCCAGGAAAACCTTCGCCGCAGGCCTTGCAGTCGGTCGCCGTTCATCTCATCTCACTGCATGCCGTACTTGAACTTGCAATGAGTTCAACCGAGGCAACGTCCCTCATCAAGGTATGCGCAGAAAGCGGACGCTTCACTTGGCTTGCGCCTCCGCGTGGTGCGTACAGGCTAACCGTGATGCATCCTCTTGCTGCAACAACGGCAAGCGAGCATCTTGTCGCTGTACGCCAATGGGCGGTGTCCACTTGGGAGGCTTGGGCACAGCATCATGGCCAAGTACGTGCCTGGGCCGCCCAGCATCGGAAATGA
- a CDS encoding AAA family ATPase translates to MQKAGAGKTTVASRVAQEFSAILISEDIWLTQLFGDQMKTFGDYIKFSQKLKTVVGPLVVDRLTTGQSARLDFQANTRTGRAWFRSVFEQAGAAHVLHGVNTPDEACLSRIAKRNAERPEGSHHLTEEDFVCVSSFFQAPEEAEGFSVKSHAAGAR, encoded by the coding sequence CTGCAGAAAGCCGGAGCCGGCAAGACGACTGTCGCATCCCGTGTCGCGCAAGAGTTCAGCGCGATCCTGATCTCCGAAGACATCTGGCTCACCCAACTGTTCGGCGATCAGATGAAGACCTTCGGCGACTACATCAAGTTCTCACAGAAGTTGAAGACCGTTGTTGGCCCGCTTGTCGTGGACCGACTGACAACCGGTCAGTCTGCGCGGCTGGACTTCCAGGCGAATACAAGGACCGGGCGAGCTTGGTTCCGATCGGTGTTTGAGCAGGCAGGCGCTGCGCACGTCCTGCACGGCGTGAACACGCCCGACGAAGCGTGTCTGTCACGGATTGCGAAGCGCAACGCCGAGCGACCCGAAGGTTCCCATCACCTGACGGAGGAGGACTTTGTCTGTGTCTCGTCGTTCTTCCAAGCACCGGAGGAAGCTGAGGGCTTCAGCGTCAAGAGCCACGCAGCGGGAGCGCGGTGA
- a CDS encoding NAD(P)H-binding protein, translating into MNTILGANGVIAQELSRALVSFSPAIRQVSRNPRKVNPTDETVGADLLDAQATANAVSGSKVVYLVAGLKYDTSIWQEQWPQVMRNVIDACIHHGARLVFFDNVYAYGRVDGLMTEDTPFNPISKKGYDLTERFFQAVRDHRRGYTSEGPERAGKDVLLGSVFPDYPKPDSPADFVSK; encoded by the coding sequence ATGAACACGATACTCGGCGCTAATGGCGTCATTGCTCAAGAGCTGTCCCGGGCACTTGTTTCATTTTCCCCGGCCATCCGACAGGTGAGCCGTAATCCTCGAAAGGTAAATCCGACCGATGAGACGGTCGGGGCCGATTTATTGGACGCCCAAGCGACCGCAAACGCCGTATCAGGAAGTAAAGTTGTTTACTTGGTAGCCGGTTTGAAGTACGACACGTCTATCTGGCAAGAGCAATGGCCCCAAGTGATGCGCAATGTCATTGATGCCTGCATACATCACGGCGCCCGGCTGGTGTTCTTCGACAACGTTTATGCCTATGGGCGCGTGGACGGCTTGATGACGGAGGACACGCCATTCAACCCGATCAGCAAGAAGGGCTACGATCTCACCGAGCGCTTTTTCCAGGCAGTCCGAGACCACCGGCGCGGGTATACGAGCGAAGGCCCTGAGCGGGCCGGAAAGGATGTTCTCCTTGGTTCGGTATTCCCTGACTACCCGAAGCCCGACAGTCCGGCTGACTTCGTCTCCAAGTGA
- a CDS encoding TIGR01777 family oxidoreductase: protein MKVVIPGGSGQVGMILSRSFADEGHEVVILSRGVSKSPFRVVHWDAETLGPWADEFDGADVVINLAGRSVNCRYNAANRREITESRVKSTAVVGQAIANTARPPRVWLQSSTATIYAHRYDAPNDETMGIIGGAEEGARATWRFSIEVAKAWEQAANDADVPRTRKVLLRSAMTMSPDRGGVFDVLLRLVRWGLGGTNGDGRQYVSWIHDVDFTRAVRWLIDHELDGAINLASPNPLPNREFMRALRWAWGARLGLPATRWMLELGAVFLRTETELVLKSRRVVPGRLLQSGFTFQFPDWTGAAEDLCRRWREANGRSAKHAEPGAAPDRQGM from the coding sequence ATGAAGGTAGTCATTCCAGGTGGGAGTGGACAAGTTGGGATGATCCTATCTCGCTCCTTTGCCGACGAAGGGCACGAAGTCGTTATCCTCAGTCGCGGCGTGAGTAAGTCCCCCTTCCGCGTAGTCCACTGGGACGCAGAAACCCTCGGTCCGTGGGCAGACGAATTCGATGGGGCCGATGTCGTCATCAACCTAGCCGGCCGCAGTGTCAACTGCCGCTACAACGCGGCCAATCGCCGCGAGATCACTGAGTCGCGGGTGAAATCGACCGCAGTAGTCGGACAGGCTATAGCGAACACTGCTCGCCCACCGCGGGTTTGGTTGCAATCCAGCACGGCCACGATCTACGCGCACCGCTATGACGCGCCCAACGACGAGACGATGGGGATCATCGGCGGGGCCGAGGAAGGGGCGCGGGCTACTTGGCGGTTCAGTATCGAGGTTGCGAAGGCGTGGGAGCAGGCGGCAAACGACGCCGACGTGCCACGCACCCGGAAGGTGCTGTTGCGGTCGGCAATGACGATGAGTCCGGATCGAGGCGGTGTGTTCGATGTGTTGCTCAGGCTGGTGCGATGGGGGCTGGGCGGCACCAACGGCGATGGGCGGCAGTATGTGTCGTGGATTCATGACGTGGACTTCACCCGGGCCGTCCGCTGGCTGATCGATCACGAGCTGGATGGGGCCATCAACCTGGCGTCGCCGAACCCGCTGCCGAACCGTGAGTTCATGCGTGCCCTGCGGTGGGCGTGGGGGGCACGGTTGGGGCTGCCCGCGACACGGTGGATGCTCGAACTCGGGGCGGTGTTCCTCCGAACGGAGACCGAGTTGGTCTTAAAGAGCCGGCGGGTCGTCCCTGGCCGGCTTTTGCAGTCCGGATTCACCTTCCAGTTCCCAGACTGGACCGGGGCGGCGGAAGACCTGTGCCGAAGGTGGCGAGAGGCGAATGGCAGAAGTGCAAAGCACGCCGAACCAGGCGCTGCACCTGACCGGCAGGGTATGTAG
- a CDS encoding tyrosine-type recombinase/integrase: protein MWKLCRFLDKQPPLEVTSQHVQQFLTDLAVRQQVSASAQNQAFNALRFLFRHVFERELADTPRAKRRQSISTVLSCPEVASLIGQVTPPYQLMGMLLDGYGLRLSEALALRLHNFNFDTGMLTVQFGKGGNLGQCPYPKVFRVRFKRNWSASKLSIRRT from the coding sequence ATGTGGAAACTCTGCCGGTTTTTAGACAAGCAGCCACCATTAGAGGTCACAAGCCAACATGTCCAGCAGTTTCTAACGGATTTGGCGGTACGACAGCAGGTCTCTGCCTCAGCCCAGAATCAAGCCTTCAACGCCCTACGGTTCCTCTTTCGACACGTCTTCGAGCGTGAGCTTGCGGATACCCCCAGAGCCAAACGCAGGCAGTCGATATCCACGGTGCTTTCTTGCCCAGAAGTGGCTTCACTCATCGGACAGGTGACGCCGCCCTATCAGTTGATGGGGATGCTCCTTGATGGATACGGTTTGCGTCTTTCAGAGGCTCTAGCTTTGCGGTTGCATAATTTCAACTTTGATACCGGTATGCTCACGGTGCAATTTGGTAAGGGGGGAAATCTCGGGCAGTGCCCTTACCCGAAAGTATTCAGGGTGAGATTCAAGCGCAATTGGAGCGCATCAAAGCTCTCCATTAGGAGGACTTAG
- a CDS encoding DUF433 domain-containing protein has translation MAFTAQAEAPPLREDAAGALRVGDSRVLLELVIRAFQDGATPETIVQRYSTLALPDVYAVIAYYLRHRSEVEGYLARREQKAEEVRQRLEIQQGDLSDIRTRLLANRQP, from the coding sequence GTGGCTTTCACTGCTCAAGCCGAAGCGCCCCCCCTTCGTGAAGATGCCGCCGGCGCTTTGCGCGTGGGCGATTCACGCGTCCTGCTAGAGTTGGTCATTCGGGCGTTCCAAGATGGCGCGACCCCGGAGACGATCGTGCAGCGGTACTCCACACTAGCGCTCCCCGACGTGTACGCCGTCATTGCCTACTACTTACGTCATCGCAGCGAAGTCGAGGGGTACTTGGCCCGACGCGAGCAAAAGGCCGAAGAAGTTCGGCAACGGCTCGAAATTCAGCAAGGCGACTTGAGCGACATCCGCACTCGCCTGCTCGCCAACCGACAGCCGTGA